A window of Lates calcarifer isolate ASB-BC8 unplaced genomic scaffold, TLL_Latcal_v3 _unitig_2180_quiver_825, whole genome shotgun sequence contains these coding sequences:
- the zgc:153012 gene encoding TSC22 domain family protein 4, with amino-acid sequence MSGGKKRSGFQITSVTSDLHQTPSGQSAPSVVTTIVQSEASSSCSPQGSSSQPTTPSLKRKYVSHDAAGQGVGSSSRFRVVRLAVGGASGGGRGEPYRRGRWTCTDFMERQEGAGFRRVMDSMRHAHSLESLEMIGRDRDRGGVHSQDLLAQGAGLVLRSGPPSPTHREPINIWLLDRKQPMGAQGLDSTPPPPSLCPRNVPPPLRLDVDATGRSVLRLSHSQPSSPPAGSYHPSLTPVQTPAAFSLDQTIFNLPGDDSASSNSLIAIDNKIEQAMDLVKSHLMLAVREEVELLREQIRDLQEKNQQLERENVILRTHTHTDTH; translated from the exons atgagtGGAGGTAAAAAGAGGAGTGGCTTCCAGATCACCAGCGTGACCTCAGACTTACACCAAACTCCGTCTGGCCAATCAGCTCCCAGTGTGGTCACAACCATCGTCCAATCagaggcctcctcctcctgcagccctCAGGGAAGCTCCTCCCAGCCGACCACGCCCTCTCTGAAGAGGAAATACGTCTCCCATGATGCCGCGGGGCAGGGAGTGGGGTCTTCCTCCAGGTTCAGGGTGGTAAGGCTGGCGGTGGGCGGGGCCAGTGGCGGTGGGCGGGGCGAGCCGTATCGCCGTGGGCGGTGGACGTGCACAGACTTTATGGAGCGACAGGAAGGGGCGGGGTTCAGGCGGGTGATGGACAGCATGAGACACGCCCACTCTCTGGAGTCCCTGGAGATGATTGGccgagacagagacagaggcggGGTCCACTCCCAGGACCTGCTGGCTCAGGGGGCAGGGCTCGTGCTCCGCAGTGGGCCGCCCTCCCCAACGCACCGAGAGCCAATTAACATCTGGCTGCTGGACCGAAAACAGCCAATGGGAGCGCAGGGTTTGGActccacccctccaccacctTCACTTTGCCCACGAAACGTCCCTCCTCCTCTACGATTGGACGTCGATGCTACAGGACGg tctgtcctcAGACTGTCTCACTCTCAGCCCAGCTCCCCCCCTGCTGGATCGTACCATCCCTCCCTGACCCCCGTTCAGACTCCAGCAGCCTTCAGTCTGGACCAGACCATCTTCAACCTGCCGGGGGACGACAg tgccTCCAGTAACAGTCTGATCGCCATCGACAACAAAATCGAGCAGGCCATG gaccTGGTGAAGAGTCACCTGATGCTGGCggtcagagaggaggtggagctgctcagagaacagatcagagatCTGCAGGAAAAGAACCAacaactggagagagagaacgtcatcctgagaacacacacacacactgacacacactga
- the LOC108892326 gene encoding LOW QUALITY PROTEIN: 2-acylglycerol O-acyltransferase 2-A-like (The sequence of the model RefSeq protein was modified relative to this genomic sequence to represent the inferred CDS: deleted 1 base in 1 codon), which translates to MKIEFAPLNIPLRRRLQTAAVLQWIFSFLALAQCCLAAFVLLALSDWWMMALLYAGWLWLDWDTPTSGGRRSQWVRSWTVWDYFRDYFPIRLIKTVNLDPKKNYIFGFHPHGVLVAGGFGNFCTESTGFSRLFPGLRPHLLMLPFWFRVPVFRDYIMCGGLVSSCKSSLSYLVSRPEGGNVAVIAVGGAPEALDARPGALTLQLRNRKGFIKLALKHGAQLVPVFSFGENELFDQMENPTGSPLRTLQNRLQSIMGVAMPLFHARGVFQYSFGLMPYRKSIHTVVGKPISVAQTPSPSSEDIESLHKLYLQSLTDLFEQHKHTYGLSNDQHLTFI; encoded by the exons ATGAAGATCGAGTTCGCC CCGCTGAACATCCCGCTGCGCAGGAGGCTTCAGACCGCCGCCGTCCTGCAGTGGATCTTCTCCTTCCTGGCTCTGG ctcagTGCTGTCTCGCTGCCTTCGTCCTCCTGGCTCTCTCTGATTGGTGGATGATGGCCCTGCTCTATGCTGGTTGGCTGTGGTTGGACTGGGACACGCCCACCAGTGGGGGTCGGAGGTCACAGTGGGTCAGGAGCTGGACCGTCTGGGACTACTTCAGGGACTACTTCCCTATCAGG CTCATTAAAACAGTCAATCTGGACCCAAAGAAAAACTACATCTTTGGATTTCATCCACATG gtgtctTGGTAGCGGGGGGGTTTGGGAACTTCTGTACGGAGTCGACCGGTTTCTCTCGTCTGTTTCCTGGACTCAGACCTCACCTGCTGATGCTGCCGTTCTGGTTCAGAGTCCCAGTCTTCAGAGACTACATCATGTGTGGAG GTCTGGTGTCAAGCTGTAAGTCCAGTCTGTCGTACCTGGTCAGTCGTCCTGAAGGAGGGAACGTTGCTGTCATTGCGGTGGGTGGAGCTCCGGAGGCTCTGGATGCTCGGCCCGGGGCTTTAACTCTGCAG ctgcgAAACAGGAAGGGATTCATCAAACTGGCTCTCAAACACGG agcTCAGCTGGTTCCAGTCTTTTCTTTCGGAGAGAACGAGCTGTTTGATCAGATGGAGAATCCCACCGGCTCTCCTCTGAGGAcgctgcag AACCGGCTGCAGAGCATCATGGGAGTGGCCATGCCTCTGTTTCACGCCAGAGGAGTTTTCCAGTACAGCTTCGGCCTGATGCCGTACAGGAAGTCCATACACACCGTTG tggGGAAGCCGATCTCGGTCGCCCAGACTCCCAGTCCCAGCAGCGAGGACATCGAGAGTCTTCATAAACTTTACCTGCAGAGTTTGACCGACCTGTTcgagcagcacaaacacacctaCGGCCTCAGCAACGACCAGCACCTCACCTTCATATGA